The Micromonospora sp. WMMD961 genome has a segment encoding these proteins:
- a CDS encoding aspartate-semialdehyde dehydrogenase, with the protein MRIGIVGSTGQVGGVMRQVLAEREFPAEQVRLFASARSAGRTLPWRDGEVTVEDAATADYSGLDIVLFSAGKGTARELAPRVAEAGAVVIDNSSAFRMDPQVPLVVAEVNPHAALDRPKGIIANPNCTTMAAMPVLRPLHAEAELVGLVVSTYQAVSGAGLAGVAELDEQVRKVAEHAAGLAFDGSAVEFPAPRSFAEPIAFNVLPLAGSIVDDGSFETDEEQKLRNESRKILEIPDLKVSGTCVRVPVFTGHSLQINARFARPLTPQRAHELLADAPGVALTDVPTPLQAAGQDPTYVGRIRADETVEYGLALFCSNDNLRKGAALNAVQLAELVAAERR; encoded by the coding sequence ATGAGGATCGGCATTGTGGGGTCCACCGGCCAGGTCGGTGGCGTGATGCGGCAGGTGCTGGCGGAGCGGGAGTTCCCGGCGGAGCAGGTGCGGTTGTTCGCCTCGGCGCGGTCCGCCGGGCGTACGCTGCCGTGGCGCGACGGTGAGGTGACCGTGGAGGACGCCGCGACAGCGGACTACTCCGGGCTGGACATCGTGCTCTTCTCCGCCGGCAAGGGCACGGCACGGGAGTTGGCTCCCCGGGTCGCCGAGGCCGGCGCCGTGGTGATCGACAACTCGTCGGCGTTCCGGATGGACCCGCAGGTGCCACTCGTGGTCGCCGAGGTCAACCCGCACGCGGCCCTCGACCGCCCGAAGGGCATCATCGCCAACCCGAACTGCACCACGATGGCGGCGATGCCGGTGCTGCGCCCGCTGCACGCCGAGGCGGAGCTGGTCGGCCTGGTCGTCTCCACGTACCAGGCGGTGTCTGGTGCCGGGCTGGCCGGTGTCGCCGAGCTGGACGAGCAGGTCCGCAAGGTCGCCGAGCACGCCGCCGGTCTGGCCTTCGACGGCTCGGCCGTGGAGTTCCCCGCGCCGCGGTCGTTCGCCGAGCCGATCGCCTTCAACGTCCTCCCGCTGGCCGGTTCGATCGTCGACGACGGCTCGTTCGAGACCGACGAGGAGCAGAAGCTCCGCAACGAGAGCCGCAAGATCCTGGAAATCCCTGACCTGAAGGTGTCCGGCACCTGCGTCCGGGTGCCCGTCTTCACCGGCCACTCGCTTCAGATCAACGCCCGGTTCGCCCGGCCGCTCACCCCGCAACGCGCGCACGAGCTGCTGGCCGACGCGCCCGGCGTGGCACTGACCGACGTTCCGACGCCGCTGCAGGCCGCCGGGCAGGACCCGACCTACGTCGGACGGATCCGCGCCGACGAGACCGTGGAGTACGGGCTGGCCCTGTTCTGCTCCAACGACAACCTGCGCAAGGGCGCCGCACTGAACGCGGTGCAACTCGCCGAGCTGGTCGCCGCCGAACGCCGCTGA
- a CDS encoding SRPBCC family protein, which yields MPARAVRGMSAPPEVVFNTATDPDRASAWLPEPLRGDGSPAAEISGEELRARWGDGGGDDWSAEIRVEPADSGGARIQLDLADGSGGPGPDQLADEALGNLAREVADNLQAG from the coding sequence ATGCCGGCGCGCGCCGTCCGCGGCATGTCCGCGCCACCCGAGGTGGTCTTCAACACGGCCACCGACCCGGACCGCGCCTCGGCCTGGCTGCCGGAGCCGCTGCGCGGCGACGGCAGTCCCGCCGCCGAGATCAGCGGGGAGGAGTTGCGGGCCCGCTGGGGCGACGGCGGGGGCGACGACTGGTCCGCCGAGATCCGGGTGGAGCCGGCCGATTCCGGCGGTGCCCGGATCCAGCTCGACCTGGCCGACGGGTCGGGTGGGCCCGGCCCGGACCAGTTGGCCGACGAGGCACTCGGCAACCTGGCACGCGAGGTCGCCGACAACCTCCAGGCCGGCTGA
- a CDS encoding DUF1360 domain-containing protein translates to MSDTGLRHKAARLRRAYAPHEHRPLGGYLVAMGAYAGVTGALAGLVKVTGRPVPERPAPSDVVLLSIATHKLSRLLSKDAVTSPLRAPFTRYDRPIGSGEVMEQVRDSGSPTRHAIGELLSCPFCLAVWVATGLTGGLVLAPRLTRLVATALTAVAASDFLQMAYATAQQAAEGGHDD, encoded by the coding sequence GTGAGCGACACTGGCCTGCGACACAAGGCGGCGCGGCTGCGGCGGGCGTACGCGCCGCACGAACACCGGCCGCTCGGCGGCTACCTGGTGGCGATGGGCGCCTACGCCGGGGTGACCGGCGCACTCGCGGGTCTGGTCAAGGTGACCGGCCGGCCGGTGCCGGAGCGCCCCGCCCCGTCCGACGTGGTGCTGCTCTCCATCGCCACCCACAAGCTGAGCCGACTGCTGTCCAAGGATGCGGTGACGAGCCCGCTGCGGGCGCCGTTCACCCGGTATGACCGCCCGATCGGCAGCGGCGAGGTCATGGAGCAGGTCCGCGACTCGGGCAGCCCTACCCGGCACGCCATCGGCGAGCTGCTGAGCTGCCCGTTCTGCCTGGCGGTGTGGGTGGCCACCGGACTGACCGGCGGCCTGGTGCTCGCGCCCCGACTGACCCGGCTGGTGGCCACCGCGCTGACCGCGGTCGCCGCGTCCGACTTCCTGCAGATGGCGTACGCGACGGCGCAGCAGGCCGCCGAGGGCGGGCACGACGACTGA
- a CDS encoding glycogen debranching N-terminal domain-containing protein yields the protein MGQSNTIRILDGNTFVVCEDTGDIEATPSEPTGLFSIDTRFLSTWVLTVNGERLNSLSFDDLQYFESRFFLVPGMATHYVDAKLSIVRERAVGGSFREQITILNHDEKPVDLEVRMDAASDFADLFQVKDEILNKKGEIYTEVETDRLRLGYRRGNFRRETVISSSMSARYDNTGFTYTVHLEPNEQWEASIDVQTNAVGPGGRDLRLGLRTHGTERLALQHDLEQWIADAPKVNSEHGRVASTYRRSLIDLAALRFSPLSLGGATLPAAGLPWFMTMFGRDSILTCLQTLPFTPQLSKTTLRILASLQGSRFDDFRDEDPGRILHEMRYGETAAFEEQPHSPYYGSVDATPLFVILLDEYERWSGDVALVKELEQESRAALRWIDNYADLVGNGYIWYERRNTDTGLENQCWKDSWDSISYSDGTLPPFPRATCEVQGYAYDAKVRAARLAREFWGDPEFADQLEREAAELKARFNRDWWVADGEYFALALDPDGRQCDILSSNIGHLLWSGIVEPDRAEKLAEHLVGPRLFSGWGVRTLAEGETRYNPIGYHNGTIWPFDNSFIAWGLRRYGFAEEAATIANGILDAATYFDGRLPEAFGGYPRELTKFPVEYPTACSPQAWSTGTPLLLLRTMLGLEPHEGHLAVEPRLPVGMGRIEVLDIPGRWGRVDAFARGRIDLNNLAD from the coding sequence ATGGGGCAGAGCAACACGATCCGGATCCTGGACGGCAACACATTCGTCGTCTGCGAGGACACCGGCGACATCGAGGCGACGCCGAGCGAGCCCACCGGGCTCTTCTCCATCGACACCCGTTTCCTGTCGACGTGGGTGCTGACCGTCAACGGCGAGCGGCTCAACTCGCTCTCCTTCGACGACCTGCAGTACTTCGAGTCGAGGTTCTTCCTGGTGCCGGGCATGGCCACGCACTATGTGGACGCGAAGCTGTCGATCGTCCGGGAACGGGCGGTGGGCGGCAGCTTCCGGGAGCAAATCACCATCCTCAACCACGACGAGAAGCCGGTCGACCTGGAAGTCCGGATGGACGCGGCCTCGGACTTCGCCGACCTGTTCCAGGTCAAGGACGAGATCCTGAACAAGAAGGGCGAGATCTACACCGAGGTCGAGACGGACCGACTGCGGTTGGGGTACCGGCGGGGCAACTTCCGACGCGAGACGGTCATCTCCTCGTCGATGTCGGCCCGGTACGACAACACGGGTTTCACGTACACCGTCCACCTGGAGCCCAACGAGCAGTGGGAAGCCTCGATCGACGTCCAGACCAACGCCGTCGGGCCCGGCGGCCGCGACCTGCGTCTCGGGCTGCGTACGCACGGCACCGAGCGGCTCGCCCTCCAGCACGACCTGGAACAGTGGATCGCCGACGCCCCGAAGGTCAACAGTGAGCACGGCCGGGTGGCCAGCACCTACCGGCGCAGCCTGATCGACCTGGCGGCGTTGCGCTTCTCACCGCTGTCGCTGGGCGGTGCCACTCTGCCGGCCGCCGGTCTGCCCTGGTTCATGACCATGTTCGGCCGGGACAGCATCCTGACCTGCCTACAGACGCTACCGTTCACCCCGCAGTTGTCGAAGACGACGCTGCGCATCCTTGCGTCGCTGCAGGGCAGCCGGTTCGACGACTTCCGGGACGAGGACCCGGGGCGCATCCTGCACGAGATGCGCTACGGCGAGACCGCGGCCTTCGAGGAGCAGCCGCACTCGCCGTACTACGGCTCGGTGGACGCGACGCCGCTGTTCGTCATCCTGCTCGACGAGTACGAGCGGTGGAGCGGGGACGTCGCGCTGGTCAAGGAGTTGGAGCAGGAGTCCCGGGCGGCGCTGAGGTGGATCGACAACTACGCCGACCTGGTCGGCAACGGCTACATCTGGTACGAGCGCCGCAACACCGACACCGGTCTGGAGAACCAGTGCTGGAAGGACTCCTGGGACTCGATCTCCTACTCCGACGGCACCCTGCCGCCGTTCCCGCGCGCCACCTGTGAGGTGCAGGGGTACGCGTACGACGCGAAGGTCCGCGCGGCCCGGCTGGCCCGCGAGTTCTGGGGTGACCCGGAGTTCGCCGACCAGTTGGAGCGGGAGGCGGCAGAGTTGAAGGCGCGGTTCAACCGGGACTGGTGGGTGGCCGATGGCGAGTACTTCGCCCTGGCCCTGGACCCGGACGGCCGCCAGTGCGACATCCTCAGCTCCAACATCGGCCACCTGTTGTGGAGCGGGATCGTCGAGCCCGACCGGGCGGAGAAGCTCGCCGAGCACCTGGTCGGCCCACGACTGTTCTCCGGCTGGGGGGTGCGCACCCTCGCCGAGGGGGAGACCCGGTACAACCCGATCGGCTACCACAACGGCACGATCTGGCCGTTCGACAACTCCTTCATCGCCTGGGGTCTGCGCCGGTACGGCTTCGCCGAGGAGGCCGCCACCATCGCCAACGGCATCCTGGACGCGGCGACGTACTTCGACGGGCGGTTGCCGGAGGCGTTCGGTGGCTACCCGAGGGAGCTGACGAAGTTCCCGGTGGAGTATCCGACGGCGTGTAGCCCGCAGGCCTGGTCCACGGGCACGCCGCTGCTGCTGTTGCGCACCATGCTCGGTCTGGAGCCGCACGAGGGGCACCTGGCGGTCGAGCCGCGGCTGCCGGTGGGGATGGGTCGGATCGAGGTGTTGGACATTCCGGGCCGCTGGGGTCGGGTGGACGCGTTCGCCCGGGGCCGAATCGACCTGAACAACCTCGCCGACTGA
- a CDS encoding PPOX class F420-dependent oxidoreductase: MPDDGTQQALTDLVAGRSMGVLATIKRDGRPQLSTVVYSFDRDAGLIRVSVTDGRAKTANLRRDPRASFHVGSEDGWAYAVVEGRVELTPPAAEHGDATVEELVGLYRALRGEHPDWEEYRQAMVDEGRLVLRLHVERLYGMPPRG; encoded by the coding sequence ATGCCGGATGACGGCACCCAGCAGGCGTTGACCGATCTGGTAGCCGGCCGCTCGATGGGCGTGCTCGCCACCATCAAGCGGGACGGCCGCCCGCAGTTGTCGACAGTGGTCTACTCCTTCGACCGGGACGCGGGCCTGATCCGGGTGTCGGTCACCGATGGGCGCGCCAAGACCGCCAATCTGCGCCGCGACCCGCGTGCCAGCTTCCACGTCGGCAGCGAGGACGGCTGGGCGTACGCGGTGGTCGAGGGTCGCGTCGAACTCACCCCGCCGGCCGCCGAGCACGGCGACGCGACCGTCGAGGAGTTGGTGGGTCTCTACCGTGCGCTGCGCGGCGAGCACCCGGACTGGGAGGAGTACCGCCAGGCGATGGTCGACGAGGGGCGCCTCGTGCTGCGCCTGCACGTGGAGCGGCTCTACGGGATGCCGCCTCGGGGCTGA
- a CDS encoding 3-deoxy-7-phosphoheptulonate synthase has translation MPTVTTPETDRVSDQRIDRVVPLTTPALLHHELPLDAPLASAVLDGRRAVSRVLDREDDRLLVVVGPCSVHDPAAALDYAQRLRGTADRLADDLLIVMRVYFEKPRSTVGWKGLINDPGLDGSGDVNTGLRLARALLLDVLRLGLPVGCEFLDPITPQYIADTVGWGAIGARTVESQVHRQLASGLSMPIGMKNRPDGSIGTAVDAIRAAGVPHVFPGIDFSGTPAIMHTRGNTDGHLVLRGGGGRPNYDAESVAGALDLLRAAGLPERLVIDASHANSGKDHRNQPLVAADVAAQLAAGQRGITGVMLESFLLPGRQELDPTRELEYGRSVTDACLGWDDTAEVLDHLASAVRARRATVPTTV, from the coding sequence ATTCCCACCGTGACGACCCCGGAGACCGATCGGGTCAGCGATCAGCGGATCGACCGCGTCGTGCCGCTGACCACGCCCGCTCTGCTGCACCACGAGTTACCCCTGGACGCACCGCTCGCCTCGGCCGTGCTGGACGGCCGCCGTGCGGTAAGTCGGGTGCTGGACCGCGAGGACGACCGCCTGCTGGTGGTGGTCGGCCCCTGCTCGGTGCACGATCCGGCCGCCGCCCTCGACTACGCGCAGCGCCTACGCGGGACCGCCGACCGGCTGGCCGACGACCTGCTGATCGTCATGCGGGTCTACTTCGAGAAGCCACGTTCCACGGTCGGCTGGAAGGGCCTGATCAACGACCCCGGCCTGGACGGCAGCGGGGACGTCAACACCGGCCTGCGGCTGGCCCGGGCGCTGCTGCTCGACGTGCTGCGTCTCGGCCTGCCGGTGGGGTGCGAGTTCCTCGACCCGATCACGCCGCAGTACATCGCGGACACGGTGGGCTGGGGCGCGATCGGTGCCCGCACCGTGGAGAGCCAGGTCCACCGGCAGCTCGCCTCCGGCCTGTCCATGCCGATCGGCATGAAGAACCGCCCGGACGGCAGCATCGGCACGGCCGTGGACGCGATCCGCGCCGCCGGTGTGCCGCATGTCTTCCCCGGCATCGACTTCTCCGGCACCCCGGCGATCATGCACACCCGCGGGAACACGGACGGTCACCTGGTGCTGCGCGGCGGGGGCGGCCGGCCCAACTACGACGCCGAGTCGGTGGCCGGGGCGCTCGACCTGCTCCGCGCGGCCGGGCTGCCGGAGCGGCTGGTGATCGACGCCAGTCACGCCAACAGCGGCAAGGACCACCGCAACCAGCCGCTGGTCGCCGCGGACGTGGCCGCCCAACTGGCCGCCGGGCAGCGTGGGATCACCGGCGTGATGCTGGAGTCGTTCCTGCTGCCCGGCCGACAGGAACTCGACCCGACCCGGGAGTTGGAGTACGGCCGTTCGGTCACCGACGCCTGCCTCGGCTGGGACGACACCGCCGAGGTGCTCGACCATCTGGCCTCGGCAGTGCGGGCCCGCCGGGCCACAGTGCCCACGACGGTGTGA
- a CDS encoding CBS domain-containing protein, producing the protein MTTVGEFMTTRLVTMDGNDTLIAAAQEMRDSAIGDVVVTDGDSVVGIVTDRDITVRGVAENMDAGSTRLNQITTRDVITVSQYDDAVAAADLMRTYAVRRLPVIDDGRLVGLVSMGDLAVEREPQSVLADISADDPNN; encoded by the coding sequence ATGACAACGGTCGGAGAGTTCATGACGACCCGGTTGGTGACGATGGACGGCAACGACACACTCATCGCGGCCGCGCAGGAGATGCGTGACAGCGCGATCGGTGATGTGGTGGTGACCGACGGAGACAGTGTGGTCGGCATCGTGACGGACCGGGACATCACGGTCCGGGGTGTCGCGGAGAACATGGACGCGGGCTCGACGCGGCTGAACCAGATCACCACCCGTGACGTGATCACGGTGAGCCAGTACGACGACGCGGTCGCCGCCGCTGACCTGATGCGTACGTACGCCGTACGCCGGCTTCCGGTGATCGACGACGGGCGTCTGGTCGGCCTGGTCTCGATGGGTGACCTCGCGGTCGAACGTGAACCGCAGTCGGTGCTCGCGGACATCAGCGCCGACGACCCGAACAACTGA
- a CDS encoding pitrilysin family protein, producing MPDSGYPWPIETSRLDNGLRVVVSEDRTAPAVAVNLWYDVGSRHEPAGQTGFAHLFEHLMFEGSVNVAKTEHMKLIQGSGGSLNATTNPDRTNYFETVPAEHLELALWLEADRMGGLVPALTQETLDNQRDVVKNERRQRYENVPYGDAWLRLLPLLYPPGHPYHHATIGSMADLNAADLATFQAFHQTYYAPNNAVLTVVGDATASDVFALADKYFGALPPRDDIPPAPDGRTVPTTGQAAVESVSADVPAPRVYIAHRSYPFGSPEYNVITVLATVLGSGRGSRLYQRLADGERIAQPDLIGAYGVDLAHAPAPLIATATARPGVSAERLAEGLAQVVDELATVPVTAAELDRAKALLSTGWWRQLSTVDGRADLLGRYATQFGDPARIADQLPGLLAVTAEQIAEAAADVLATDRVTLTYLPEETS from the coding sequence ATGCCCGACAGCGGTTACCCCTGGCCCATCGAGACGTCCCGACTGGACAACGGCCTGCGCGTGGTGGTGAGTGAGGACCGCACCGCGCCGGCCGTGGCCGTCAACCTGTGGTACGACGTAGGCTCCCGACACGAGCCGGCCGGGCAGACCGGCTTCGCCCACCTCTTCGAGCACCTGATGTTCGAGGGCTCGGTCAACGTGGCGAAGACCGAGCACATGAAGTTGATCCAGGGTTCCGGAGGCTCGCTCAACGCCACCACCAACCCGGACCGGACCAACTACTTCGAGACGGTCCCGGCCGAGCACCTGGAGCTGGCGCTCTGGTTGGAGGCCGACCGGATGGGTGGCCTGGTTCCGGCCCTCACCCAGGAGACGCTCGACAACCAACGCGACGTCGTCAAGAACGAGCGCCGGCAGCGCTACGAGAACGTTCCGTACGGGGACGCCTGGCTGCGGTTGCTGCCGCTGCTCTACCCGCCGGGGCACCCCTACCACCACGCGACGATCGGCTCGATGGCCGACCTGAACGCCGCTGACCTCGCCACCTTCCAGGCGTTCCACCAGACCTACTACGCGCCCAACAACGCGGTGCTCACCGTGGTCGGCGACGCCACCGCCTCCGACGTGTTCGCGCTGGCCGACAAGTACTTCGGCGCGCTGCCCCCGCGCGACGACATCCCGCCGGCCCCGGACGGCCGCACCGTCCCGACCACCGGGCAGGCGGCCGTCGAGTCGGTGAGCGCCGACGTGCCGGCGCCCCGGGTCTACATCGCCCACCGCAGCTACCCGTTCGGCAGCCCGGAATACAACGTGATCACCGTGCTCGCCACCGTCCTCGGCAGCGGCCGGGGCAGCCGGCTCTACCAGCGGCTCGCCGACGGCGAGCGGATCGCCCAGCCGGACCTGATCGGGGCGTACGGGGTGGACCTCGCGCACGCCCCGGCACCGCTGATCGCCACCGCCACCGCCCGCCCCGGAGTGAGCGCCGAGCGGCTGGCCGAAGGGCTGGCCCAGGTCGTCGACGAGCTGGCCACCGTGCCGGTCACCGCTGCCGAACTCGACCGGGCCAAGGCGCTGCTGAGCACCGGCTGGTGGCGTCAGCTGTCCACCGTGGACGGTCGTGCGGACCTACTCGGCCGGTACGCCACCCAGTTCGGTGACCCGGCCCGCATCGCCGACCAGTTGCCGGGCCTGCTCGCGGTGACCGCCGAGCAGATCGCCGAGGCCGCCGCCGACGTGCTCGCCACCGACCGGGTGACCCTGACCTACCTGCCCGAGGAGACCTCATGA
- a CDS encoding nucleotidyltransferase family protein, with product MMAVEEELRELVVASGWLTRALTVVRESGLPDAWIGAGALRDLVWGERYGDGFDPARVRDLDVVFFDPTRLTRADDDRATARLAGMWPQPPWQARNQAAVHTWYAAKFGGDPIEPYRSVAEAVATWPEYATAVAVRLDPAERLEVCAPYGLTDLLGGIWRHNPARVDVARSRQRLARHRPAQRWPGVTVIAPN from the coding sequence ATGATGGCGGTCGAGGAAGAGCTGCGGGAGCTGGTCGTCGCCAGCGGTTGGCTGACCCGGGCGCTGACCGTGGTGCGGGAATCCGGGCTGCCGGACGCCTGGATCGGCGCGGGGGCCCTGCGCGACCTGGTCTGGGGCGAGCGGTACGGCGACGGGTTCGACCCGGCGCGGGTCCGGGATCTGGACGTGGTCTTCTTCGACCCGACGAGGCTGACCCGAGCCGACGACGACCGGGCCACCGCCCGACTGGCGGGGATGTGGCCGCAGCCGCCGTGGCAGGCACGCAACCAGGCGGCGGTGCACACCTGGTACGCGGCGAAGTTCGGCGGCGACCCGATCGAGCCGTACCGCAGCGTGGCCGAGGCGGTCGCCACCTGGCCGGAGTACGCGACCGCGGTGGCCGTCCGGTTGGATCCGGCCGAGCGCCTGGAGGTGTGCGCCCCGTACGGCCTGACGGATCTTCTCGGCGGCATCTGGCGACACAACCCCGCCCGGGTGGACGTGGCCCGGTCCCGGCAGCGGTTGGCCCGGCACCGGCCGGCGCAGCGCTGGCCCGGGGTGACCGTGATCGCTCCGAACTGA
- a CDS encoding phosphodiesterase: MTVNPPPSRLATAVERASAALSRRRGRLLHPAGRSFTAELMIWGTPGPPTGAGLLDDPGRYRATVRISKGTPTPGSWPDVLGLALRLHRDGGHPFDLLVSSSGAAPLLRNLPLPRRGFTGTYTSIMCYRVGPRRIWLAALADPDSVGLGRSLSAVAAATRTDTPRMVLAVASAVGPWRPVGQISIGAQLDAEEDAALAFEPVRNLPPDLRVAGPLAWLREQTYRGSRRARGASAQSGGSTATTV, encoded by the coding sequence GTGACCGTCAACCCGCCCCCGTCCCGGCTCGCCACCGCCGTCGAACGCGCCAGCGCCGCACTCAGCCGGCGCCGCGGCCGGTTGCTGCATCCGGCCGGTCGCTCCTTCACCGCCGAGCTGATGATCTGGGGTACGCCCGGACCGCCCACCGGGGCCGGTCTGCTGGACGACCCCGGCCGGTACCGGGCCACCGTCCGGATCTCCAAGGGCACCCCCACGCCCGGCAGCTGGCCGGACGTGCTGGGCCTGGCGCTGCGTCTGCACCGCGACGGCGGCCATCCCTTCGACCTGCTGGTCAGTTCCAGCGGTGCCGCCCCGCTGCTGCGCAACCTGCCGCTGCCCCGGCGCGGCTTCACCGGGACGTACACCTCGATCATGTGTTACCGGGTCGGTCCCCGCCGGATCTGGCTGGCCGCGCTGGCCGACCCCGACTCGGTCGGTCTCGGACGCAGCCTGAGCGCGGTGGCCGCCGCGACCCGGACGGACACGCCGCGAATGGTGCTCGCGGTCGCGTCCGCCGTGGGGCCGTGGCGGCCGGTGGGGCAGATCAGCATCGGCGCCCAACTCGACGCCGAGGAGGACGCCGCGCTCGCGTTCGAGCCGGTGCGCAACCTGCCCCCCGACCTTCGGGTGGCCGGCCCGTTGGCCTGGCTGCGGGAGCAGACCTACCGGGGGTCACGCCGGGCTCGCGGGGCGAGCGCTCAGTCCGGAGGCTCGACCGCGACCACCGTCTGA
- a CDS encoding pitrilysin family protein produces MTLIADRPGPGAARPYRFPPVVRRAVAGGQVVAAHLPGQNLAVALLLLDVGAGQEPVGKEGLSGVLAKALEEGTAQRDAAAYALAVEGLGTALTTGLDWDSFQASVVIPVDRLSAAVELLAEAVRTPRLDPADVRRVRDDEATALRMDWANPGPRADAALRADLFGAENRWGRPMHGDPESVAGLDVEDVTVFHSEWFLRPGTLIVAGDLDRIDLDALAAAAFAGSGGGPAERGGPIEVPLHTERRIILVDRPGSVQSTLRLGHPSPHRAHPDHVPMTLAGTVLGGAFTSRLNHLLREVHGYTYGIRGDFASSRRFGRFAVSSGVQTAVTAPALVEAVGEITRTQATGVTEEELEVARSWRAGQLSVELQSPRAIASALTTLVVHDLPDDYHARLRESLLAADVDQVSAAAATHLHPDALTLVVEGDAAVIRDELTAANLGDLIA; encoded by the coding sequence ATGACGCTGATCGCCGACCGTCCCGGCCCGGGCGCCGCACGCCCGTACCGGTTCCCGCCGGTGGTCCGCCGCGCCGTGGCCGGTGGTCAGGTCGTCGCCGCGCACCTGCCCGGGCAGAACCTCGCCGTGGCCCTGCTGCTGCTCGACGTGGGCGCAGGCCAGGAGCCGGTCGGCAAGGAGGGCCTGTCCGGCGTGCTGGCGAAGGCCCTCGAAGAGGGGACCGCGCAGCGCGACGCCGCCGCGTACGCGCTCGCCGTCGAAGGGCTCGGCACCGCGTTGACGACCGGGCTGGACTGGGACTCGTTCCAGGCGAGCGTGGTGATCCCGGTGGACCGCCTCAGCGCGGCCGTGGAACTGCTCGCCGAGGCGGTCCGGACGCCCCGACTGGATCCCGCCGACGTGCGCCGGGTCCGCGACGACGAGGCGACCGCGCTGCGGATGGACTGGGCCAACCCGGGTCCGCGCGCCGACGCCGCGTTGCGCGCCGACCTGTTCGGCGCGGAGAACCGCTGGGGGCGTCCCATGCACGGCGATCCGGAGTCGGTCGCCGGGTTGGACGTGGAGGACGTGACGGTCTTCCACTCCGAGTGGTTCCTGCGCCCCGGCACCCTGATCGTCGCCGGGGACCTGGACCGGATCGACCTGGACGCGCTGGCCGCGGCGGCGTTCGCCGGCTCCGGCGGCGGCCCGGCCGAGCGGGGCGGCCCGATCGAGGTGCCGCTGCACACCGAGCGCCGGATCATCCTGGTGGACCGCCCCGGTTCGGTGCAGTCCACGCTGCGGCTGGGCCACCCGTCGCCGCACCGGGCGCACCCCGACCACGTGCCGATGACGCTCGCCGGCACGGTGCTCGGCGGGGCGTTCACCTCCCGACTCAACCACCTGCTCCGCGAGGTGCACGGCTACACGTACGGCATCCGGGGTGACTTCGCGTCGTCCCGGCGGTTCGGGCGGTTCGCCGTCAGCTCCGGCGTCCAGACGGCGGTCACCGCGCCGGCCCTGGTGGAGGCGGTGGGTGAGATCACCCGTACCCAGGCCACCGGGGTCACCGAGGAGGAGTTGGAGGTGGCCCGGTCCTGGCGGGCCGGGCAGCTCTCGGTCGAGCTGCAGAGCCCCCGGGCGATCGCCTCCGCGCTGACCACGCTCGTGGTGCACGACCTGCCGGACGACTACCACGCCCGTCTGCGGGAGTCGCTGCTGGCGGCGGACGTGGACCAGGTCTCCGCAGCGGCCGCCACCCACCTGCACCCGGACGCGTTGACCCTGGTCGTCGAGGGCGACGCCGCCGTGATCCGCGACGAGCTGACCGCCGCGAACCTGGGCGACCTGATCGCCTGA
- a CDS encoding DUF6158 family protein yields MTGSVREDGFASSGNAEMSPEQRVPEWGGDDLADPAGTSGLDGDLPGIDPTELTDEDLIREMHSLHRTRLDTLRHAADSALANHLRRTAELETEYLARHPGREVDPSRLRDA; encoded by the coding sequence ATGACCGGATCGGTACGTGAGGACGGCTTCGCGTCCAGCGGCAACGCCGAGATGAGCCCGGAGCAGCGGGTGCCCGAGTGGGGCGGCGACGACCTCGCCGACCCGGCCGGCACATCGGGCCTCGATGGTGATCTGCCCGGCATCGACCCGACGGAGTTGACCGACGAGGACCTGATCCGCGAGATGCACAGCCTGCACCGCACCCGCCTGGACACCCTGCGGCACGCGGCAGACTCGGCGCTCGCCAACCACCTGCGACGGACGGCGGAACTCGAGACCGAATACCTGGCCCGCCACCCGGGCCGGGAGGTCGACCCCAGCCGCCTGCGGGACGCCTGA
- a CDS encoding SCP2 sterol-binding domain-containing protein: protein MVDATTRFFEDLDRRGYEPLLAKTSGTLRIDLNEGAQTRHWLLRIDHGRLNVSQEDQEADTVIGANPVLFDDIAAGREHGLAALLRGDMTVSGDARLVVQVERIFPGSPDSRGPRRRFAGEVH, encoded by the coding sequence ATGGTGGACGCGACCACGAGGTTCTTCGAGGACTTGGACCGGCGGGGGTACGAACCCCTGCTGGCGAAGACCTCCGGGACACTGCGCATCGACCTGAACGAGGGGGCGCAGACCCGGCACTGGCTGCTGAGGATCGACCACGGCCGGCTGAACGTGAGCCAGGAGGATCAGGAGGCCGACACCGTCATCGGGGCGAACCCGGTCCTCTTCGACGACATCGCCGCCGGGCGTGAGCACGGCCTGGCCGCGCTGCTGCGGGGGGACATGACGGTGTCGGGTGACGCTCGTCTGGTCGTGCAGGTCGAGCGGATCTTCCCGGGTTCCCCGGACTCCCGGGGGCCCCGTCGCCGCTTCGCCGGGGAGGTGCACTGA